CAACTGCTGGCGAAGGTGAAGAAGGAATTGAACCTGCTGCAAGGGTTACAGCTTTGACATTATTTTCGCCTTCAAGAAAAAATCTTTTTTCAAGACTCAAAACATTTGATGTTCCATCTGTTGAGAGATTCCCGATGAAAATTCCCTTATTCGTTGAATCATTATATATTCCTGCAACATACGTGCTGAAATTATAGGATGTATCTGTTTTCTGCCCAAATCTACCACCTATATAACCAGAATATCTTAATGATCCTGATGACCAGTTAGTTGGTGCATACCATAGATAAGATGAACCTGAATTGAAATCTATTTCATTACTTGAATCATTTATTTTGCCCATTGAATACAGGCTTCCCTGTTCCTTACTCCAGAAACTATCTCCGCCAAGATAAGAATTAATTCTTGCTCCTGTTACAGCAAAATTCTCTTTATAAATCTTGCTTGTATTTGCATCTGATACAATATTGCTTAAATGAGAAAGCTCAACAATAGGTTCATAACCTCCAATTACTATTCCAACCCATTTATTGCTGCCTAAATTGCCAAACATTTTACCTTCAATTATTCCATAATGAGTTGGAGTCATGAATCTGCCTTGAAAGGTTCCCTGAATTTTTCCTGATGAAACTGTTGCCTCTGAAACGCTTCCCAGCCAATAATCAGGCGTTGTATATGATGCATCCCTATTATCCCATGAATCTCCACTGAATTCAAGTTTAAGCCCTGTAGGTAGTGTTGCAGAGTGGGAACCACCAAGCTCTATCCCAAAAACTCCCCACGATTCTGGATTACTTCCTTTTTTAAGAGAAAGAGTAGCAGAACCAATAACACCATAAGATGTGTTACTTATATCCTGTTTAGATATTGTTGGAGTCCCGCTTCCACCTGTAAAATATCCCTGATAACTGCCCTGAATATAATCTGACCATGTAGACATGGTTGAATAACCAACTGTTTTCTTTTTGAATGTAAAGGCAGGCTCAATATCAATAAGATGTATTTCTTTGTATAAATTTTGATTTGTTCCATATGGTGAACCTTTAAGAATTCCTGCAGAGCCATCAGAACCTATGTATAATCCATAAATAGCATAATTTTGGGATGAATCCTCACCAATACCTCCTGCATAACCCTTTAGCTTTAAACTACTTCCAGAATTTTGCTGAAAATTACCCCATACCATAGATGTGTCCTGTGTAACATCAGGAATATAACCAATTCCATAATTTTCTGTTTTGTATGTTACTGTATCATTTATGCTTGATGGTAAAATCAGCTCTCCTGTTTTTCCAATAAGTATTGTAGACTGTCCGCCTCCTTGAACTTCATCTATTTTAGTGCCATCATAGTAATGATGATATCCCGTAAATTTAGCAGATAAACTAAGTTCCTTCACCTCTATCCAAGGTTCTGTAGTCACTGATTTTATCCCGCCAGATTCCATAGTAAGCGTGGAATCACCGCTTCCTGTAAAAAGATAAGTTGGTGTAAGCAGTCTGAAATAAGAAGAAGATGTCGGACCTTTTAATATCCAGTATCCTTCTGTAGCATTACCCCCTCCTGCTTTAAATGTAGAATTAAAAGAAACAGGGGATGAAGCTGTAAGCTTTGCTATACCTTTGTCAACTGTCAATGCTCCTGCGACATTTCCAGTCACTGAACTGTTTGCTGAGGTATCAGTTGCAATATTCCCCGAAAATGTGCTTGACTTTGGATAAACTATTGATGAAGACCACTCTTTGTTATTTCCGTAACTGTCTGTTGCTTTTATTTGAATCTCATAGGAACCATAAACATTGATTGAAAAATCAATGTTATTTTGAGCTGTTGTGTTTACATCCTTCCATTCATCCCAATCTGAAGTTTTAGTCCTATACCTAACAATAACTGGCTTGTTTGCCTCTACTTTATATGTTATTTTCCACTCCCCAGAAATTGGGGCTTCAATGCTGTAAAGCATAAAATTAACGCTCAAACTTTCTGTAATTTTTGTTGTTTCAGTAATTGGAGGAGTTGTCTCCTTTGTTGAAAGTCTTGGTTCAGAAGAAGTCTCTGGATAAAAATTAACAGCAGTAGGCTCTTCTGGATTTCTCAGAGGATATTCTGATACAAAAGGCTTTTCTATGTTTCCTTCTCTCTCAACTTTGCTTGGTGTTATATCTTTCTGTTCACTTTGTATTTCCTTAGAAGTCAAAGGTTTTGGCAGTTCTGGTGGAAGTTTCTCTCTTATAACTGTTGCCTGACCTGCTCCTACCTCAACAACTCTTTCAGGTATATGGAGATTATAACAGTAAACTTTTCCAGTTAAGACTGTTACTGTTGAATAGGTAGGATAGTGAGCAACCACATAATTTGTTCCTCTTACTCCTGCAACTGCTATTGGTGTTTTTATCTCAAATCTGTTAGCCTTTGGGAATGCCTTTATCTTCTCAACACTTTCCTTTGCTACAAAAGCTCCTGCCTTCCCTCTGGGAATATTAAGAGTGACTCTGAAACTATGAGCATCTGCAAAATATTCACTAATGTCAATTCTGCTACGAGGAGCAATCTTTACAACCGTTCCGTCCCTGAATGTGAGTTCTGCCCTTGAATCAGTTTTTGTTCTTATTATGTCATTTAAATAAACAGGCTCATTTATTTTTACCATAACAGCAGGAGGCTTACCCCCTCTTAAAATATCAACCTTCCCCTCTAATGCTGTGATTTTACCTACTTCCTGAGCTAAGGCATTGCTTAAGAATAAAAAACTGATAAAGGCTATTAAAATTAAAATTTTAAGCCTCAGCATCTTAAGCCTCCTTAAAAGCTAAAACTCAGCTCAACACTGTAAATGTTTCTCTTATAATCATAAATTGGAAAGTTTGAGTCAGCCCTTAAGTGATAGTAGCTGAGATTAGTCCTCAGGGTTTTTGAAATCTCAAAGATAACTCCTGCTGTTAATGAATATATTTGGTCTCTTCTTTTTTCAGCGGTTTCCGGGAAACCCTTAACCCCTCTTCCTGTGTATGTATTTATGTTTCTGTAGTTTTGCCATGTGTGGTCCCCTGCAATCTGGAGTATGAGTTTTTCAGTAAGGGGACATACAACTCCAGCAGATAATCTATGAGACAGGGAGTCCCAGTTGATTCCCTGAGTATCATCAATCATATATTCATATTTTGAATAAAAAACTCCTTTCTCCTTAAAGGGATAAAAATATCCTGCTGAAATACTGTATTGGTTACTATCCCTGTCTTCATTAGGATCAGCATCTGCTGTATACTTAAGCATCTCCCTTTTACCATATCCCGCTGAAAACTGGAAAATATGTCCAGCAGCAATCTGAAGGCTCACTGTAGGGGTGAGTGAAAAAAGTGACATATATTCCCTCTCATTAAGCCACATATGAAAGTAACTCAAGGGAAGTGTTATAAATCCCTTTCCAATATTTATACCGGGAGTAAATGTAATTGTGCTCATGGTTGTGTCAAACTTATAGGAAGAAAAATAGTTTTTTGTATAAATGCCAAAGTCTCCTATAATAAATAAGTTTCCTGATAGCAAGGGTTTCCAACTGAGCTTCATATTTGCCACCTGTGCAGAGTCTCTTTTTCCTGAAATCTCATCAACTGCTGAGACTCCAATCAGAGTTGTTGGTTTTGATACCACGTTGTCATCATACTGATATCCCAGAGACAAATAAATGCTCAACTCCTTGATGGCTGTTTTAAGGGCAGCAAGATAATCAGAGGCAAACTCTGCAATATCTGTTTGGGGCTCAATCTTTATCAATCCTTCAAGAGTTTTCATAGCCTCCTTAATCTTCCTTTCAGCAGAGTAGGTGAGTGCTATCTGAAGGTCTGATACCTGAGTCAGAGCAGAATCAATGGATTTTGCTCTTTCAAAGGCTTTTCTTGCCTCCTCAAACCTGCCCATCTTTGAAAAAACAAGACCCTTTAAAAATAGAATCTTTGAAGGCATTATAAACTGTTTTTCAGCTTCTGTGAGCCATTGCATTGCTTCCTTCAGTTCTCCAAGATGGTATAAAACTTCAGCTAATTCAAGATATGCATCATTTATTCTTGGTATGTCTGTCAAAGAGTTGTAAAAATATTTTTTTGCACTTCTGTAATCCCCTATTTGCTTGTATGTAAGCCCAAGATAAAAACTTGCAAGTGTTGAAGGCTGTGTTCTGTAAATTTTTTTAAATATCTCAAGAGCTTCTTCATAATTTTCCTGCCTGTATTGTTCAATCCCCTTTTGAAATAAATCTTCTGCATATAGTGAAACAGGAATAAATATCAAGAATAATATTAAGAGAGCATTTATGAGGGTTTGATTAACCATAAAAAATTGAAAAAAATTGTAAAAAATTGTTTTTTAAAAAATCAATATCTTTTAAGATGTTTATTTAATCTATATATGACGAGAATATTATGTTTTACTCATTTTTTTACGATTGAAACCCCTTCTGTCTTCTTTGTATTTCATGTGTTTTAGTATTATAATTATTCTTAAACTTATATGAAATCTTTTGTTAAACATATTATTTTTAAATTTGCTCTTAAATTTTTTATGGGGCTTGGAAGAATTCTCGGGAAAAAACAACTTATTACTGTTTCATCTTTTTTAGGAAGTTTATTATATTCTCTCTCCTGGAAAAGAAAGAATGTTGCCTTTGATAATTTAAAAATTGCTTTTGAACAACAATATAAAGAATCTGAACTGAAAAAAGTCTTAAAAAAGTTTATTCAAGAAATTATTCTCACTGCCCTTGAGATTGCCTTTATTGTAAAAAAGAAAGAAAAACTTGCTCAATGGGCTAAAGTTTCAGGCATTGAACATCTTGATGAAGCATTAAAAAAACGCAAAGGAATAATTGCATTGAGCGCGCATTTAGGTAATATTCCTGTCATGCTTGCATGGCTTGCTGAGAAAGGTTATCCTGTTGCTGTTCTTTTTAAAGAAGGGAAATATCTTCCCGAAGGATTTTTATACAATCTTATAAAATCTTATAAAATTTATCCAATTCCCTTTCGTTCTGATAGAGAAGTTCCTAAGGAAATAATAAGCGCTTTAAATAAAAATATGATTGTCTTTATACTTGCTGACCAAGCAAGACCTGGTATTTATGCAAAATTTTTCGGCAAGTATGTTCAGTGCCAGAAGGGTGCGTTTGTTATAGCACAGAGAAAAGGTTCTCCGCTTGTTCCGATTTTTATTGTAAGGGGAGAAAATGGGCATGAAATCAAAATTTATCCTGAGATAGAATTACAAAAACAAGTTGAAATCCTTATTGAAAAATATAACTGTCTTCTTGAAGAATTAATCAGAAAGTATCCTGAACAGTATTACTGGTTTCACAGAAGATTTAAGAGAATGAGGGTTCACTAAACTGCAAATGCCACAGTTCACTGTAAAGCCCTCCTTTTGCTAAAAGCTCTTCATGTGTTCCCTGTTCTATAATCCTACCTTTGTCCATAACAATAATTTTATCAGCCCGCTTTATTGTAGAAAGTCTGTGGGCAATAACTAAAGTTGTTCTACCTTTCCTCATCTGTTCAAGAGCTCTCTGAATTTTTTCTTCAGATTCAGTATCAAGGCTTGCTGTGGCTTCATCAAATATTAAAATCTTCGGCTCTCTTAAAATAGCTCTTGCAATTGTAATTCTCTGTTTCTGCCCACCTGAAAGCAAAATACCTTTTTCCCCAACCATTGATTCATAACCTTTTGGCAGCTTTATTATAAAATCGTGGGCATCTGCCATTATGGCAGCTCTCTCAACCTCTTCTTTGGTGGATGAGATATTACCAAACTTTATATTATTGATGACTGAATCATTAAATAAAATAATATCTTGTGTCACAAGAGCTATTTGAGAACGAAGGCTATGAAGTGAAAAATCTCTTATGCTCACTCCATCAATTAATATATCACCTTCTGTTGGATACCAGAATCCTGCAAGCAAATCTGCGATTGTGCTTTTTCCTGCTCCTGATGGACCAACTATAGCAACTGTTTCACCAGCCTGTATTTCAAAATTAATATCTTTGAGTGTATAATCTTTTGAAAGAGGATATCTGAATGAAACATTTTTAAAAACTATATGGCCATTTATTTCTCTTTTTTCGCCTTTTTCTGGCTCATGTTCAACAAATATAATCTCCCTAAGTCGCTCTATAACATTTCTTCCTCTTTGAAAGGAGGCATTAACACGACTAAGCCTTTTTAAAGGCGTATACATAAGAATTACTGCTGTTGCAAATGAAAAAAAGTCACCAGAAGAGATTTTATCATTAACAACAAGATACCCTCCATAAAAAAGAATAATAGCAACACCTATCCCTGCTATAGTTTCTGAAATAAGATTTGTAAATTCTTCTGTTCTTACTTCTCGCATAATATTTCTATAGTGTTCATGAAGTGCGTTCCTGTATCTTTGTTTCATGTCAGATTCCATGGTGAAAGCTTTTATTATCTTTATGCCCTGCAATGTTTCATGTAGAAGTGTTGTTATTTTAGCGATTCTAAGACGGGTTTTCATTCCAATATCTTTCATCCTTTTTCCAAATTCTGTCATAGAATAAAGCATCAATGGAATAACAACAAAAGAAAGCAATGCCAGATCCCATCTGCGATAAAAGGCAACACAGGCTAACACAATGACCGTAAGCCCTTCAACCAGAAAATCTTTGATAGTGTTTGAAACCGTGCTTTTAAGCAAGTCAGCATCATTGAGAACTTTAGAAATAAGATTTCCTGAACTGTCTCTGCAAAAAAATGACATTGGAAGCTTTAAAAGTTTTTCATAAAGCGCATCTCTGACAAACTTAACAATCTTAGAACCAACTGAATTCATAATATAATTATTAATAAAGGTAAAAACTCCTCTCAAACTAAAAAGAATAATAACCAGAAGAGGAATTAAATAAAGAAACTCTGCTGATTTTTTTATAAAAATCTGGTCCATTGCAGGTTTTACTGACCATGCAATAGCTCCATTGATTCCAGATATTGATAAACTGCAAAGTAAGGCAAAAAGAAGTCTTAGCCTGTGCTCTTTTATAAGTCTCCAGAAAACCGCAAAATCATCCAGCCATAATTTTTTAAACTTTATTTTGAAATATTTTTCTATTTCCATTGTTTTTCCCAAACTTTAGCGTACTTAAGAAATGAATAAAAACTGTAAAAAAATGCAAGAATAAAACCCCTTAAACCATCAAGAAATCCCAATTTTATAAAAAACATTTTAAAAAATGTAAATACAGGAGCAAAAAAAATCTTTAAAACTATCTTACATTTTGACGGATTCTTTTTTATTAACTCCAATGCTCCATAGGAAGAATAAATCTGCATTTTCTTAATAAAGTCTTCAAAAGTTTGATATGTATAATGTAAAATAGGTTCTTTTACGTAGCCCACTTTACCATTAACAATAACCTTCTCATGAACTTCTCTAATCTGCATTTTCCCTTTGTCTTTCCTAAATAGTCTTAGCGTATAATCTGGCCACCATCCGCTGTGTTTAATCCATTTCCCAAGAAAAAAATTTTTTCTTGGAATAAAATATCCATCAAAATCATCATTGCTTATTTTTTCAGTTATTTCCATTTTTAAAGCCTCTGTAACTCTTTCATCTGCATCAAGAATGAAAACCCATGGCAGTGTTGTCTTTTCAACAGCAAATTGTTTTTGGGTTGCAAAACCTTTCCATTCTAATTTATAAATTTTATCTGTATAGTTTTTGCAAATTTCAACTGTTCTGTCTTCACTAAAAGCATCTACCACAACAATCTCTTCAAAATCTTTTACAGATTCCAGAGCATCCTCAATATTTTTTTCTTCATTTTTTGTAATAATTGCAATAGAGATAGGGATTTTCAAAAAACTTAGCCTCCTATTGTGGACATAGGCCTTAAAGGCTTTGTATGTTCTGACATACCCTGAGGTTTTAAATGAATGGTTTTGATAATTGTTTCTCTTATCTCTTCTGTAGAGGCGCCGCTTCGTAAAATCTTTTTTATGTCCACTTCTTTGTCAGAAAAAAGACAAGGTCTTAGTTTACCATCAGCAGTTAATCTAAGCCTATTACATCTAACACATATATGTGTTGTCATAGGACTTATAAATCCAAGAAAACCCTTTGCTCCTGCAAGCATGAAGTACTCTGCAGGACCTGACTTCTTCATCTGTACTGGAATAAGTTTTCCGATTTTATTCTCTATTCTTTCCTTTATCTCATCTTTTGATATAAAAAGTTCCTTTTTCCACGCATTCTGACCAACAGGCATAAACTCTATAAATCTTATCTGATATTCTACTTTTTTACTCCATAGGGCAAATTTTTCTATTTCATCATCATTAATGCCTTTCATTACAACAACATTGACCTTAACAGGTTGTAAACCAGCATTTTTTGCCTCATCAATACCTTCAAAAACATCATCTATTAAACCCACTCTGGTTATGGCTCTAAATTTATTTTCATCAAGGGAGTCAAGGCTAACATTCACTCGTTTTAAGCCTGCATTATATAAATCTTTAGCAAACTTTTTAAGAAGAACTCCATTTGTTGTCATTCCAATGTCTCGTATACCTTCTATTCGTGCAAGTCTTTCAATAAAACTGACAATGCCCTTTCTTAGAAGAGGCTCACCACCTGTGATTCTTATTTTTGTTATCCCTAAATCTACGCCTATTTCAACAATTTTTAATATTTCCTCATAGCTCAATATTTCATGATGAGGTAATAAATTGGTTATGCCTTCTTCAGGCATACAATAAATACACCTAAGATTACATCTGTCAATAATGGAGATTCTTAAGTAATCTATATTTCTGTTAAAATTATCCTTCATTGTTTTGATTTAGTTTTTGTTTTAGATTTTGTCTTTGTTGATTTTTTCCCTGAATTCTGACTCTTAAGTATTTCTGCTATTTTTTGCTGAGCAATTTCTGCTTCCTTTGATTTAGGATATCTCTCAATAACTCTTTCAAATACAACTTTTGCTGTTTTTTTATCTTTCAACTCTAAAAATGCCATTCCTTCTTTAAGAAGTGCACCTGGTGCTTTATCGTGCTTTGGATATTTCTTGAGAAATTCTTCATAAGCAAGAATCGCATCTTCATATTTTTTTTCACTATAGTAAGTTTCTCCAATCCAAAAATATGAGTTGGGAAGAAGCTCAAAATCAGGATAATTCTTTGTAATCTCCTGAAATTTATCTCTTGCCGAGGCATATCTTTTTTCTTTTATGTCTACATGAGCGGAATCATATATTTCTTTGGGATTTTTTAATTGTCCTGGCGATATTTTCTTTTGTTCTGGTTCTTTCTGTGGAATAGGCTGTTGTGGCTGTGTTAGTTTAGCCTGTAATTCTGCGATTTTATCACTTAGCTCTTTAAATTTTTTGTCATTGCTGTAAGAGCTTTCTTCAAATCTTCCTTTCAGTATCTGTAATTCCTTTACATAATCCTGTGTCTGAGCAATAAGCGTGAGCTGTCCCTCCTTTAATGCTGTGGCTGTAGATAAGTCAGAAGACATCTTATCCATTCTCGTTTTAAGTTCAGAAACTTCTTGCTTTAGTTGACTATTTTCAATATGTAGTTTGGTAATATCTGCCCTTATTTGTTCATACTCACCTGTGGTAACACAACCAGACAAAAAAACAGCAGACACTATTGCAGTAAAAAATATCTTGCTTTTAATCTTTTTCATTTCCCCTCCTCTATAAAAACAAAGTGTGCCCTTCTATTTTTCTGCCAGCATGATTCATTTTGTTCTGTGCATAAAGGTTTTTCTTCGCCATAGCTTATTATATCAATCCTTGAGGATATGATTCCGAGAGTTATTAGATACTGCTTTGCAGAATCAGCTCTTTTTTGCCCAAGTGCAAAATTATACTCATTTGTTCCCCTTTCATCACAATGTCCTTCTATAATAACCCTGAGTTTAGGATATTTCTGCAGATAGGAAGCAACTTTTTTCAGTGTAGGCAAATCATCTTGTCTAACATCGTATTTATCATAATCAAAATGTATATCACCTATCTCTTCCTGAAGTTTTTTAATAAGTTCCGCCATTTGAGAAGTAGTAAAAGAAGTTTCTTCTTCTGATGGCTTTGTTTTTTCTATTTCATTTCCTTCTTCTTTTTTTACTATTCCTGTAGTTTCCTTTCCATCAGGCATATAAATTTTCCTTTCAGCACAGGCAATAATCAAAAAAAGACAAAAGATAGCTAATAAAATAATTTTAATTTTCATTTTATGCCTCCAGGGAGCATTTTTTTGGCAGGCTCTTTGATTTGTATCATATTTATATAATACAACAATTAATATTATTTGCTAACATAAAATTAAAATAAAATTTTAATATAGCCTTGAAATATCCGCAACAGATTTTAATAATTCTGATAAATGCTGCAATAATGCAAGCCTGTTTCTTTTAATTTTTTCATCTTTATCCATAACAAGCACATTATCAAAAAAGTTATTTATCGTAGGTGTAAGTTTGTGTAAATAGTTTAATGCTTCAAAAAATTGCTGAGAATTTAAATATTCATAAAGATTTTCTTTGTATTTTTCTATTTCATTAAAAAGTTTTTTTTCTTCTTCAGAGGAAAAAAGCTCAGGGTTCAATTCAAACTTTTCATAATTTTTAATAATATTTGAAACCCTTTTTACAGCAAGGAAAAATTCTTCAAAATCTTCCTTACTGCGGAACAACGATACTGCTTCAAGTCTTTTTTTAATCTCATAAACTGGTCTGATTAAAATGAAATCACTTATTGTTTTTATTAAATTAACATCATATCCTGTTGACTCAAGATAGCTTTCAAATCTCTGAACAATAAAAATTGAAATCTGCTCCTTTAATTTTTCATCAACAAATTCTTGTATCATACTTACAGTTTCTAATAAGCTCAAGGAATATTTTTTCTTTAAAAGTATAGATATAATTCCATTTGCTGCCCTTCTTAAGCCAAAAGGGTCTTCTGTTCCTGATGGAATTTCACCAAGATAAAAAAAAGTTGCTATATGATCAAGTTTATCAGCAAGGCTTATGATGCATCCTATATCATTAGATGGAATTTCATCAGTAAATCCTTTTGGAAGATAATGTTCTCTTATTGCCAAAAAAACTTCCTCTGGCATGCCTGCATTTTTAGCATAATATCCACCCATTATGCCTTGTAATTCAGGAAACTCTCCAACTACACCGCTTGCAAGATCAGCTTTACAATAATTTGCAGCAATCTTTACCAACTCTGTTTTTTCAGGAATTAATCTATCACTAAGTCTTTCAGCAATTCTTATAATCCTTAAACTTTTATCATAAAGACTTCCAAGCTTTTTATGATAAATTATCCCTTTAGTTGCCTCAAGAAGATTTACTAAGCCTTTTTTGAGGTCTTCCTCATAGTAAAATCTTGCATCCTCAAATCTGGCTTTTATAACTCTCTCAGCTCCTTTTTTAATGTTTTCCTCATTTTCTGCTTTTGTATTGCTTACAACAACAAAGTAATTTTTAAGTTTCCCTTCATTATCTATGATAGCAAAATATCTCTGATGGTCCTTCATAACTGTAATAAGTAACTCTTCTGGAAGTTTCAGATATTGCATGGAAAAACTGCATAAAACAGAATTTGGAAATTCAACAAGATAAGTTACTTCTTCAATAAGTTCATTATTCCATAAAATTTTTCCGTTTACTTTTTTAGCAAGCTCTTCAGCCTGAGTGAGTATAATTTTTTTTCTTTTTTCTGGGTCAACTATAACAAAAGCTTTTTCAAGAATAAATTCATAATTGTCAACTCTATCAATATTCAATGGATTTTCGGAAAGAAATCTGTGTCCTTGTGTTTTGTTTTCTGTTTTTATACCTTCTATCTCAAAAGAAATAAACCTATCATCATATAAAGCTAAAAACCATCTTACAGGTCTTATAAATCTTAATGTTCCTTCTCCCCATCGCATCATTTTAGGAAAATTTAGAGAATAAAAAAGATTTCTTAGAATTTCGGGAAGAACTTCTTCTGTTTTTTTGCCTTTTTTAGATAAAACTGCACATACATAGTTTCCTTTTCCTTTAGGTTTAATCTGAAGCTGGTCAACCTCAATACCTTGAGCCTTTGCAAAAGCATAAGCAGACTCCTTTGGCAAGCCTTTTTCATCAAAGGCAACATGCACAGGAGGTCCCCAGACTAATTTTTCCTCTGATGCCTGCTCTGAAGATAGTTCTGCCAGAAGGGTAAGTCTTCTCGGAGTTGCGTAAACTTTTATAGATTCCAACTCAATTCTATATTCAGAAGTAATTTTTTTAAAGTTTTCCTCTATTTGACTGATTGCTAAAGGAATAAATCTCGCAGGAATCTCTTCTGCTCCAATTTCAAAAAGAATTTTACCCATTTATTACTCCATACCTTTTAATTAAATAAGATTCAGCACAGGCTTTTGCAAGAGTTCTTACACGAGCTATATAATTGGTTCTCTCTGCCACAGACAAAACCCCACGAGCATCAAGGAGATTGAAAAGATGAGAACACTTAAGACAAAACTCATAAGCTGGGAAAACCAGTCCTAACTCCCTTAGACGATTTGATTCTCTTTCATATTCATCAAAATGTTTTTTGATTATTACTGGGTCTGAGTGATCAAAATTAAAGTATGAAAACTCTATTTCAGGCTGTTTGTGAATATCTCCATAAGTAAATTTTTCATTCCACTTTATATCAAAAACATTTTCCACTTCCTGAAGATACATGGCAATTCTTTCAAGACCGTATGTAATCTCAACAGATACAGGTTTTAAATCAATACCTCCAACCTGCTGAAAATAAGTAAACTGAGTTATCTCCATTCCATCAAGCCATACTTCCCAGCCAAGCCCCCAAGCGCCAAGAGTAGGGCTTTCCCAGTCATCTTCAACAAATCTTATGTCATGTTTTAAAGGGTCTATTCCAAGTGCTTTAAGGCTTTCAATATATACTTCCTGTGAGTTCTCTGGAGAAGGCTTCAGAATAACCTGATATTGATAATATTGCCCGAGTCTGTTCGGATTTTCTCCATATCTTCCATCTGTTGGACGTCTGCATGGTTGAACATAACCTGTATTCCAGCTCTCTGGGCCTAAAACTCTGAAAAAAGTAGCAGTGTGAAATGTCCCTGCACCAACTTCTATATCATAGGGTTGCAGTATCACGCATCCTTTCTGAGCCCAGTATTTATTAAGTGTGAAAATTATTTCTTGAAAATACATAGATTTTCATGATACTTTAGCATAG
The Thermodesulfovibrio yellowstonii DSM 11347 DNA segment above includes these coding regions:
- a CDS encoding FecR family protein, with the translated sequence MLRLKILILIAFISFLFLSNALAQEVGKITALEGKVDILRGGKPPAVMVKINEPVYLNDIIRTKTDSRAELTFRDGTVVKIAPRSRIDISEYFADAHSFRVTLNIPRGKAGAFVAKESVEKIKAFPKANRFEIKTPIAVAGVRGTNYVVAHYPTYSTVTVLTGKVYCYNLHIPERVVEVGAGQATVIREKLPPELPKPLTSKEIQSEQKDITPSKVEREGNIEKPFVSEYPLRNPEEPTAVNFYPETSSEPRLSTKETTPPITETTKITESLSVNFMLYSIEAPISGEWKITYKVEANKPVIVRYRTKTSDWDEWKDVNTTAQNNIDFSINVYGSYEIQIKATDSYGNNKEWSSSIVYPKSSTFSGNIATDTSANSSVTGNVAGALTVDKGIAKLTASSPVSFNSTFKAGGGNATEGYWILKGPTSSSYFRLLTPTYLFTGSGDSTLTMESGGIKSVTTEPWIEVKELSLSAKFTGYHHYYDGTKIDEVQGGGQSTILIGKTGELILPSSINDTVTYKTENYGIGYIPDVTQDTSMVWGNFQQNSGSSLKLKGYAGGIGEDSSQNYAIYGLYIGSDGSAGILKGSPYGTNQNLYKEIHLIDIEPAFTFKKKTVGYSTMSTWSDYIQGSYQGYFTGGSGTPTISKQDISNTSYGVIGSATLSLKKGSNPESWGVFGIELGGSHSATLPTGLKLEFSGDSWDNRDASYTTPDYWLGSVSEATVSSGKIQGTFQGRFMTPTHYGIIEGKMFGNLGSNKWVGIVIGGYEPIVELSHLSNIVSDANTSKIYKENFAVTGARINSYLGGDSFWSKEQGSLYSMGKINDSSNEIDFNSGSSYLWYAPTNWSSGSLRYSGYIGGRFGQKTDTSYNFSTYVAGIYNDSTNKGIFIGNLSTDGTSNVLSLEKRFFLEGENNVKAVTLAAGSIPSSPSPAVVSNLSIDTNSYGITLQNQEGYIIMDTNTNYYTFGAGLIGMGGTYNTVPTGLWDITYTGSFEGGFQGSFGALLKGNLWGTENSVQNIINGKTYGYFADITGTPFLTGIFVGETLGTFDPTNKYWQAVTLGTVLETANFLSMACPGGKCNTSGTNFTEEQEKLRKLNIPVVEVGRASFSGSGNNLSVNMNNVIFFSTQAGQKPLLWSTADINGIYSGTPTLNQSVTLNATSGASGSVNFTPTYWSGGNWSATIANDIAYPIQLSGGSYNSSINMQGAASGVYGSGNFTGTASGMAK
- a CDS encoding tetratricopeptide repeat protein; this translates as MVNQTLINALLILFLIFIPVSLYAEDLFQKGIEQYRQENYEEALEIFKKIYRTQPSTLASFYLGLTYKQIGDYRSAKKYFYNSLTDIPRINDAYLELAEVLYHLGELKEAMQWLTEAEKQFIMPSKILFLKGLVFSKMGRFEEARKAFERAKSIDSALTQVSDLQIALTYSAERKIKEAMKTLEGLIKIEPQTDIAEFASDYLAALKTAIKELSIYLSLGYQYDDNVVSKPTTLIGVSAVDEISGKRDSAQVANMKLSWKPLLSGNLFIIGDFGIYTKNYFSSYKFDTTMSTITFTPGINIGKGFITLPLSYFHMWLNEREYMSLFSLTPTVSLQIAAGHIFQFSAGYGKREMLKYTADADPNEDRDSNQYSISAGYFYPFKEKGVFYSKYEYMIDDTQGINWDSLSHRLSAGVVCPLTEKLILQIAGDHTWQNYRNINTYTGRGVKGFPETAEKRRDQIYSLTAGVIFEISKTLRTNLSYYHLRADSNFPIYDYKRNIYSVELSFSF
- a CDS encoding ABC transporter ATP-binding protein; translated protein: MEIEKYFKIKFKKLWLDDFAVFWRLIKEHRLRLLFALLCSLSISGINGAIAWSVKPAMDQIFIKKSAEFLYLIPLLVIILFSLRGVFTFINNYIMNSVGSKIVKFVRDALYEKLLKLPMSFFCRDSSGNLISKVLNDADLLKSTVSNTIKDFLVEGLTVIVLACVAFYRRWDLALLSFVVIPLMLYSMTEFGKRMKDIGMKTRLRIAKITTLLHETLQGIKIIKAFTMESDMKQRYRNALHEHYRNIMREVRTEEFTNLISETIAGIGVAIILFYGGYLVVNDKISSGDFFSFATAVILMYTPLKRLSRVNASFQRGRNVIERLREIIFVEHEPEKGEKREINGHIVFKNVSFRYPLSKDYTLKDINFEIQAGETVAIVGPSGAGKSTIADLLAGFWYPTEGDILIDGVSIRDFSLHSLRSQIALVTQDIILFNDSVINNIKFGNISSTKEEVERAAIMADAHDFIIKLPKGYESMVGEKGILLSGGQKQRITIARAILREPKILIFDEATASLDTESEEKIQRALEQMRKGRTTLVIAHRLSTIKRADKIIVMDKGRIIEQGTHEELLAKGGLYSELWHLQFSEPSFS
- a CDS encoding lysophospholipid acyltransferase family protein gives rise to the protein MKSFVKHIIFKFALKFFMGLGRILGKKQLITVSSFLGSLLYSLSWKRKNVAFDNLKIAFEQQYKESELKKVLKKFIQEIILTALEIAFIVKKKEKLAQWAKVSGIEHLDEALKKRKGIIALSAHLGNIPVMLAWLAEKGYPVAVLFKEGKYLPEGFLYNLIKSYKIYPIPFRSDREVPKEIISALNKNMIVFILADQARPGIYAKFFGKYVQCQKGAFVIAQRKGSPLVPIFIVRGENGHEIKIYPEIELQKQVEILIEKYNCLLEELIRKYPEQYYWFHRRFKRMRVH